The window GGATCGATAGCCCTTATCAAGTTATCAAACAATCCAGCTTAATAACGAAGAGATTTATTAACGCACAAATGAAAGTATTATTAACTAAAACCAGAATATCTGAATTACTCGTTCATTAACATGAACATTAGATATTCCAACACGGAAATTGAAATCATTTGAGGAGGGCTTACATCAAGTTTGGCAGTtgagaggtaagaaatggacATATCCACTGAAACATTCATGGGGAGTCCTTCCACGTGGACCAAAGCACCACCCATTTCATCCACTAGGTTGGCCACCGCCCCTGATGCCAAATTTCCATTCCTATCCTGAACGAAGacccacaaaaataaataaataaaatgactgaaaaaggttcacaaattttagtcaaaattcaaatagaaaataaaataccTACATAATCAGTTGAAACTACTCAAAGAACTCAGCTGTAATTTTGCTAATATCTCAAAATACGGGGAACTTTACTTACGATGAGGCGAGAAGGGACTTTGAAAGTGCAGGAAACGTAGCCAGGTTCGACTCGGTCGACTCGGATACCGCGAAGGGCGTAATACTCGTAGAAGCTAGAATCGAGATGGGGTCGGTGAGGAGGGAAGGTGAGTTGGGATACGCGGTCGGACTCTTCCTTGGCTAGCTGAAGAGATTCCCTGGCGTTCTCCATTTTGGGTCCTATCTGAGCTCTGGCAGGAGACTCAGGAGTATGGCATACGAGTCCATGATTGTCTTCAATTTAACGCAATCAAGGCCGTCCGAAGGCGCCGTTTggattgaggaaaataaaaaCGAAATGAAGGGAATGGGCAtcagtggaaaaaaaaaagggtacagGAAAGCCGTTTCTGGCTAATAAATGAAAGATTTGTTTAGATTAAGGAAGAaacgaaaagaaagaaaaacatcaACTGTTACCGAACACAAACAAAATAATTAGACTATTTCCCTCCTCAGAAATCAACAtaaatttaataataaaaaaaaaaaaaaactaatcccCTCCAATTCCTTTCGTTTTCTTTCCCTCCCATTACCTCAATCGAGATTATGCCAAAGTTTCTAGAATTATGAAAAACGATGTTATAAAGGGTTAATTTTACTTTACTCCCTTGAATGTTTGGAGTGGTTCATCTTTACCccttaaataaaaaattattcagTTTATAGTATAAGACTGACTAATTGTCAAACCAATTCTTAGACTAGTATCATTTGCAAAGGCAATGTAAAGACATATTACAAAGCACTTtagagaaaataaatttattttttcataatTATTTGGTGGTAGTGAGTTTAGATGTATGATATAGCATTttgattcaaattttaaaatttttatttttacatgTGACATGTTTCTAGATTCACTAATttaacacacacacaaaaaaatccACTAATAATATACGAATCATTAATTCAACAAATTAGCCATATAATCAGTTGCTAAATGCATTGAAAAtaggaaaatcattcaaaagtcCTAAAATTAATTCTATTCTTCTACGTGGCTTAAGGTAGATTCTCTTTAGAGTTTACTGAGTAGATATAAGTGGTGAaatttgggaaaaagaaaagtattCATGCTCTGAGAATTATAGAAAGCAAGCCCATATAAAAGATCTTCTGGACCTcaactacaaattttttttttttttggagtaaaAAATAGCTTTTTGAACATGCCACGAAATTTTTTGTGACATCATCGTATTCTGTTACAAAATATCAAAGGTCCTAGTTGTGGTGGGGGATAAAATGAAACTGACCCAATCTTAAAATCGGGGGAATAAAAGCAACAATTGCAGTTACAGATTGACGGATTGCATCCTTCACGTGGTGTATTGCTAATTTATCATTTAATAGTGtgattactctttttttttttttccgacaCAGGGTGCTCGGATCAATCCTTACGAGTCCAATTAATTCCCTGTGATCCGAGCCGACGCCCAACCCGGCCCGAATACGTTAATAGTGTGAGTACTCGTTGACAGACTATTGATATTAGTAATGTATATTGAGCATCTAAAATTTCCCCCCTTATTcactatttttatttattattggaTTAACTTTTTATATACTGATGGtttagtaaaaattttttacgCCAACGAATATGAATGTATATCAAATGTgcattatttgaattttaaaattgaATTCATTATTATTTGACATGTTTAAACCAACTAgtgtaaaacaaaaaaaaaaattctacatcGATAATATACGAAAAACTTgtattcttttatatttttccgCTTTGTTGGTTTTTCAACATTTGTTGACCCTATCATTGGACAACCGTTGTTTCTACGTTGTCTCTCCCACGCTTCTCTTTTTATCCCCAAATATCTTATCCATTTTTTTCCCAATCAACCTCTAAGCCAAGTAATTAAAAGTGCCAAGTTTCTATGGGTCTGACAAACGAGGGAGTAGGCATTGGTTAAGATAGAATTTATTTGTTGATATTTTAATATATCAtaatataattattaatatgtgTATTTATATATGATAAATTATAGAATTTATTTGTTGATATTTTAATATAACataatataattattagtatgtgtATTTATATATGATAAATTAAGTATAATTTAAGTGTACTAACCAATGCTACATTAGAAAAATCCGTCTTTTATTTCTTTCCCTCTCTATTGTTGTTAAGGTTGGTGtaaataatttaatggattgcATGAATATATGTGGTTTTCTTCCTAAGAAAAAAGCCAATATTATTGGCGCTAATATTCCCCCTCCAACTCTTGACCGGTTTTAAAGTAGTACTACTTCTTTACCCATAAATTCTAGCTAAAGCTATCTTCCCACATTTCGTTGATGCGGACCAAAGGTTAAGTTGTCCTTAATACCAAACACTTCTTCTGTCCCACCTTGATAGtcctatttcttttttcacacagtttaaaaaaaataattaactttgttggaaaagtaaatttagattgctattttcctaaaataccctcatattaaatatggtacaactttatggaaacttgaattgacggtaaaaaaagaattaactctcattaaatggggtagatttatagtaacaactacttacattgaataaaggtattttaggaaaattaaaatacaactacatttttcaattggaaagtggactacaatttgggacaataaaaaaggaatacaggactatcaaaatAGGACGGAGAGAGTATTAATTAAAAGGATTAAAAGAGGGAAGGTAGAGACAGGAGAGTTGTTGGGTGGTATGCTGAGAACATTTACTCGTTGCGAAATGTtagccaagaaataaatcaaggaGAAGTTTCTTTTGcccaaaaataaaaggaaaacatTAGTAAGACTAAACAGAGATGAATGTTATTTGCATTCTAGTTTTTGTTATTTGTATTCTCacaatttgttttataatatagtttaataaatgaaaactatatgataaaaataGTAGTAGTGTAAATGTGATTATCAAAAATAAATCAAGGGAATTGATATTTCGAACTCCCTATTTAGTTTCTTGCACTCCAAATCACTCACTAAAAATATAGCCTTTAAAGAGTGCTAGAGGCTAATTAAGAAGTGCAAATATTATACTTTTCTAAATCGAGGGTCTGTAAATGGTACTATTTAAAATGTAGTTTAGgtgttaaatttttgaaaaaataaaattaattacaatTATGCACAAAATACAAGAGAGGGTGATGATTATCGATGCTTATTCGCATAATTAGTATTCAATAAACACTCGTTAGAAAAATCtataaaatcaataaaaaaaaaaaaaagaaacacaacAATGCCAGCATGGTTAACATACATAAAAAGGGTGCAAATCCCAAGCCCCAGAGGCAGCCCAAGGGAACCCCGGATTGAGTGAGTGAGGGTTTTTCGAAGGAAAGGCCCAGCGTCTGCCTGTTCACACTTAACTCATCCATTCGTCTTCGGATACCTTGTCTTGCAACTCTGCCATTTTCGTTTTCTGCACTGTTACTTATCACAGTACCACTACTGTCACCACACctcttaatcttgttttctTCCACACTTCTTCACACCATCTCCACCCCTGTTTGCAGCTCCACCTTCTAAAAAATGAACCCATTTCGGATCACCCATTTCCAAATCCAATGACTCGTAATAAACCCGAATTTCAAGCCCATCCACCTCGTACCCGCCGCCTTTCCTCATGTCACCTCCACCCGGCTGATCCGGCCACCGGCATTTGCGCTTCTTGCTTACGCGAGCGCCTCTGCGGCCTCGACTCTTCCGCTGACCTCCTCGAACCCTCTTCTTCTGCTGCAGTCATCCCGTCTCTCGGCAATGGCGACCTCGCCGGAGCTGGACCAGTTAATTGCCTGAACAAAGCTGCAGCCGCCACGTCGTCTCCGGAGTTGCGCCGTTGTAGGTCTGTTTTTAC is drawn from Coffea arabica cultivar ET-39 chromosome 1c, Coffea Arabica ET-39 HiFi, whole genome shotgun sequence and contains these coding sequences:
- the LOC113730042 gene encoding uncharacterized protein: MENARESLQLAKEESDRVSQLTFPPHRPHLDSSFYEYYALRGIRVDRVEPGYVSCTFKVPSRLIDRNGNLASGAVANLVDEMGGALVHVEGLPMNVSVDMSISYLSTAKLDDELEIVSTLLGRKGGYSGTLVIVRNKLTGELIAEGRHSLFGKHASKM